One Kitasatospora sp. MAP12-44 DNA segment encodes these proteins:
- a CDS encoding TOMM precursor leader peptide-binding protein: protein MTLVALDPLPLAAARELLERRLTERAGGAGPQVVALGDVDVLGGAGTLLRARATVHLTAQAVLVGPWGGAPGAAACGNCLAMRWQRLRSRTEREALETGLAMTAVDGGWPVVTDFAVDALWSLHQLLGGARSVTAQVSRLDLESLQVRTFPLLPEPLCPHCAAPTGEQPEQPVLPLVARPKPAPNTYRLRTPESYALPAEALANPVCGVLGAGTWSDVTSPTTAPVAGSVFMRGYAGLTDVTWSGQANAFRRSRELAFLEGLERYAGTHRRSTEPLVVDSYRNLAGGAVDPRDCGLYEPRTYREDPMLSPFDPDRAIPWVRGWSLRDERPLLVPARLCYYSAGLAADNFVFECSNGCAIGSCLEEAILFGLLELIERDSFLLGWYGGLRLTEIDLASCTAPALQAMVDRAALQGYDVHAFDNRVDLAIPVVTGLAVRRDGGPGTLAFAAGAGFDPESAVESAVSEILTYLPHLPRQVSERPSELAAMAEDFDLVRRLPDHAALFGLPEMARHAEDYLRPAAVRPLDELYAGWLKERPQSCDLLDDLRYCRDELVRAGFDVVVVDQTSPEQRRLGLRTVCTLVPGLLPIDFGWSRQRALGMPRLRTAPRRGGLRATDLAERELRRVPHPFP, encoded by the coding sequence ATGACCCTGGTGGCATTGGATCCGCTGCCCCTGGCGGCGGCGCGGGAGTTGTTGGAGCGCCGGCTCACGGAGCGGGCAGGCGGCGCCGGACCGCAGGTCGTGGCGCTCGGGGACGTCGATGTGCTGGGCGGCGCGGGGACGCTGCTGCGGGCCCGGGCCACCGTCCATCTGACCGCGCAGGCCGTGCTGGTGGGACCGTGGGGAGGCGCGCCGGGCGCGGCGGCCTGCGGCAACTGCCTGGCGATGCGCTGGCAGCGACTGCGCAGCCGCACCGAGCGGGAGGCGCTGGAGACCGGGCTGGCGATGACGGCGGTGGACGGCGGCTGGCCGGTGGTCACCGACTTCGCGGTGGACGCGCTCTGGTCGCTGCACCAACTGCTCGGCGGGGCGCGGTCGGTGACGGCGCAGGTCTCCCGGCTGGACCTGGAGAGCCTGCAGGTCCGGACGTTCCCGCTGCTCCCCGAACCGCTCTGCCCGCACTGCGCGGCACCGACCGGCGAACAGCCCGAGCAGCCCGTGCTGCCGCTCGTCGCGCGCCCCAAGCCGGCGCCGAACACCTACCGCCTGCGCACCCCGGAGTCGTACGCGCTGCCCGCCGAGGCACTGGCCAACCCGGTCTGCGGAGTGCTCGGGGCGGGCACCTGGTCGGACGTCACCTCGCCGACCACCGCGCCGGTGGCCGGCAGCGTCTTCATGCGCGGCTACGCCGGACTGACCGACGTGACCTGGAGCGGCCAGGCCAATGCCTTCCGGCGCAGTCGCGAACTCGCCTTCCTGGAGGGCTTGGAGCGCTACGCGGGCACCCACCGCCGCAGCACCGAACCGCTGGTGGTGGATTCGTACCGCAACCTGGCCGGCGGCGCGGTGGACCCGCGCGACTGCGGCCTGTACGAGCCGCGGACCTACCGCGAGGACCCGATGCTCAGCCCGTTCGACCCGGACCGGGCCATCCCGTGGGTGCGCGGCTGGTCACTGCGCGACGAGCGCCCGCTCCTGGTGCCGGCCCGACTCTGCTACTACAGCGCCGGGTTGGCGGCCGACAACTTCGTCTTCGAGTGCTCCAACGGCTGCGCCATCGGCAGCTGCCTGGAGGAGGCGATCCTGTTCGGCCTGCTGGAGCTGATCGAGCGCGACTCGTTCCTGCTCGGCTGGTACGGCGGGCTGCGGCTGACCGAGATCGACCTCGCCTCGTGCACCGCGCCCGCGCTGCAGGCGATGGTCGACCGGGCGGCCCTGCAAGGCTACGACGTGCACGCCTTCGACAACCGGGTGGACCTGGCGATCCCGGTGGTCACCGGCCTCGCGGTGCGCCGTGACGGCGGCCCGGGGACGCTGGCCTTCGCGGCCGGCGCCGGCTTCGACCCGGAGAGCGCGGTGGAGTCGGCGGTCTCGGAGATCCTCACCTATCTCCCGCACCTGCCCCGGCAGGTGAGCGAGCGGCCGTCTGAACTCGCCGCGATGGCCGAGGACTTCGACCTGGTGCGCCGACTGCCCGACCACGCCGCGCTGTTCGGCCTGCCGGAGATGGCACGGCATGCCGAGGACTACCTGCGGCCCGCCGCGGTGCGCCCGTTGGACGAGCTCTACGCGGGCTGGCTGAAGGAGCGACCGCAGTCCTGCGATCTGCTGGATGATCTGCGGTACTGCCGCGACGAGTTGGTCCGGGCCGGCTTCGACGTGGTGGTGGTCGACCAGACGTCCCCGGAGCAACGGCGGCTGGGCCTGCGGACGGTGTGCACCCTGGTGCCGGGCCTGCTGCCGATCGACTTCGGCTGGTCGCGCCAACGGGCCCTGGGGATGCCGCGGTTGCGCACGGCCCCGCGGCGCGGCGGCCTGCGGGCGACGGACCTGGCGGAGCGGGAGCTGCGGCGGGTGCCGCACCCGTTCCCGTGA
- a CDS encoding thiazolylpeptide-type bacteriocin, giving the protein MAALNSDSTLASLAQEILNLESETFEISDYSDASEVMLGSSTSCSSTSTCSSTTSTTSCTA; this is encoded by the coding sequence ATGGCCGCGCTCAACTCCGACAGCACCCTTGCCTCCCTCGCCCAGGAGATCCTGAACCTGGAGTCGGAGACCTTCGAGATCAGCGACTACTCGGACGCCAGTGAGGTCATGCTCGGCTCGTCGACCAGCTGCTCCAGCACCAGCACCTGCTCGTCGACCACCAGCACCACCAGCTGCACCGCCTGA
- a CDS encoding amidohydrolase gives MTTSAPPPAPSPAPSPALARAAELYLDLHRNPELSGSEERTAARLAEWLTAAGYRVESGIGGHGVAGVLRNGPGPVVMLRSELDALPVEERTGLPYASTRTARTPDGRTVPVMHACGHDVHLACAAGAAAELAADAERWRGTVLVVGQPAEETLQGARAMLADGLYQRFEPPSVVLAQHTAPLPAGMVAHGEGPMTAGSVTLEVVIHGRGGHAAAPHLAVDPVVAAASVVLRLQSVVAQETSPAEQVVLSVGSLEAGSQANIIPDRATLRVTVRGFSEHVLERVTAAVRRIVHGQAAASGCPQEPTVRVVSRSGVNLPDLDLTAAVRAAHQEAFGARRVTGWPPALATDDFPLFGAAGLALHGVAGVRTAYWMLGMVGPEQWAATPGSTAAEKLAALPANHSPKFRPHARLTLQTGIAALVGAATSQLLPVDQSPAQRPCP, from the coding sequence ATGACCACCTCCGCACCGCCACCCGCCCCCTCGCCCGCCCCCTCGCCCGCTCTGGCACGGGCCGCCGAGCTCTACCTCGATCTGCACCGCAACCCCGAGCTCTCGGGCAGTGAGGAACGCACCGCCGCCCGGCTGGCCGAGTGGCTGACCGCCGCCGGCTACCGGGTGGAGAGCGGGATCGGCGGCCACGGCGTGGCCGGGGTGCTGCGCAACGGCCCGGGCCCGGTGGTGATGCTGCGCTCCGAACTGGACGCCCTGCCGGTCGAGGAGCGCACCGGACTGCCGTACGCCAGCACCCGGACAGCCCGCACACCGGACGGGCGCACGGTTCCGGTGATGCACGCCTGCGGCCATGACGTCCACCTGGCCTGCGCGGCCGGCGCGGCGGCCGAACTGGCGGCCGACGCCGAGCGCTGGCGCGGCACGGTGCTGGTGGTGGGCCAGCCCGCCGAGGAGACCCTGCAGGGCGCGCGGGCGATGCTGGCCGACGGGCTGTACCAGCGCTTCGAGCCGCCCTCGGTGGTGCTCGCCCAGCACACCGCGCCGCTGCCCGCGGGCATGGTGGCGCACGGCGAGGGCCCGATGACGGCGGGCAGCGTCACCCTGGAGGTGGTGATCCACGGCCGGGGCGGGCACGCGGCGGCGCCCCATCTCGCGGTGGACCCGGTGGTGGCGGCGGCCTCGGTGGTGCTGCGGCTGCAGTCGGTGGTCGCGCAGGAGACCAGCCCCGCCGAGCAGGTGGTGCTCAGCGTCGGCTCGCTGGAGGCGGGCAGCCAGGCCAACATCATCCCGGACCGGGCGACCCTGCGGGTGACCGTCCGGGGCTTCTCGGAGCACGTCCTGGAACGGGTCACGGCGGCGGTGCGGCGGATCGTGCACGGGCAGGCGGCGGCCTCGGGGTGCCCGCAGGAGCCGACGGTGCGGGTGGTCTCCCGCTCCGGGGTCAACCTCCCGGACCTCGACCTGACGGCGGCGGTGCGCGCGGCGCACCAGGAGGCGTTCGGCGCCCGGCGGGTGACCGGCTGGCCGCCCGCGCTGGCCACCGACGACTTCCCGCTGTTCGGTGCGGCCGGACTCGCGCTGCACGGCGTGGCGGGCGTGCGCACGGCGTACTGGATGCTCGGCATGGTCGGCCCCGAGCAGTGGGCCGCCACCCCCGGCAGCACGGCGGCCGAGAAGCTGGCCGCGCTGCCCGCCAACCACTCCCCCAAGTTCCGCCCGCACGCCCGGCTGACCCTGCAGACCGGCATCGCCGCCCTGGTCGGCGCGGCCACCAGCCAGCTGCTCCCCGTCGACCAGTCCCCAGCTCAACGCCCGTGTCCATGA
- the pip gene encoding prolyl aminopeptidase: MTTPYPPTSPYGHGILDTGDGNRIYYEQLGNPEGKPVLYVHGGPGAGTPSRPITAWDPERYRVIQYDQRNCGRSTPHASDPAADMSLNTTQHLIDDMERLREHLGIERWLLNGASWGSTLVLAYAQQHPERVSEIIIQMVTMTRAGEIDWLYRGAGRFYPEAWDRFRDGVPAEERDGDLLAAYARLMENPDRAIREKAAADWLTWEDAVISDEPNGLPGMYSNQEVDAQIAFVRICAHFFSNGAWLAEDQLLRNAHRLAGIPGVLVHGRHDMGSPVQTAWELAKVWPDARLHIFEDSGHVGSEAMRQTVRAAIEEFKER, encoded by the coding sequence ATGACTACTCCCTACCCTCCCACCAGCCCCTACGGTCATGGAATCCTCGACACCGGGGACGGCAACCGCATCTACTACGAGCAGCTCGGCAACCCGGAAGGCAAGCCCGTCCTGTACGTCCACGGCGGCCCGGGGGCGGGCACGCCGTCGCGGCCGATTACGGCCTGGGACCCTGAGCGCTACCGTGTCATCCAGTACGACCAGCGCAACTGCGGTCGCAGCACCCCGCACGCCAGCGACCCGGCGGCGGACATGAGTCTCAACACCACGCAGCACCTGATCGACGACATGGAGCGGCTGCGCGAACACCTGGGCATCGAACGGTGGTTGCTGAACGGCGCATCCTGGGGCTCGACTCTCGTCCTGGCCTATGCGCAGCAGCACCCCGAGCGGGTCAGCGAGATCATCATCCAGATGGTGACGATGACGCGCGCCGGCGAGATCGACTGGCTCTACCGGGGTGCCGGGCGGTTCTACCCCGAAGCGTGGGACCGGTTCCGCGACGGCGTCCCCGCGGAGGAGCGGGACGGCGACCTGCTTGCGGCCTACGCGCGGCTGATGGAGAACCCCGACCGGGCGATCCGGGAGAAGGCCGCTGCCGACTGGCTCACCTGGGAGGACGCGGTCATCTCCGACGAGCCCAACGGCCTGCCCGGCATGTACAGCAATCAGGAGGTCGACGCGCAGATTGCGTTCGTACGGATCTGCGCCCACTTCTTCAGCAACGGCGCGTGGCTGGCGGAGGACCAACTGCTGCGCAACGCCCATCGATTGGCCGGGATCCCGGGGGTGCTGGTGCACGGCCGCCACGACATGGGCAGCCCGGTGCAGACGGCGTGGGAACTGGCGAAGGTGTGGCCGGACGCGCGGCTCCACATCTTCGAGGACTCCGGGCACGTCGGAAGCGAGGCGATGCGCCAGACGGTCCGGGCGGCCATCGAGGAGTTCAAGGAGCGCTGA
- a CDS encoding glycosyl hydrolase family 8 has product MRKIRSSWTRPLIPVVAGALVSFSFAVLSATPSQAASVARPFPAHVTYQVGVMPSASQSARDAAVEKQYNSWKSTYLVHGCASNEYYVSTKGDSDASNNGPVSEGQGYGMNIVPLMAGYDANAQTEFNGLWQLVKDHEDQYGLMQWQLDGKTCKYYSSGTPDGATDGDLDIGYGLILADKQWGGYTADAKAWLANFYAHDVAPDGHLKCEDDGPNTDTRPSDQMLDHLRAFAAYDTAHDWNKVITRTEAVISEFTASYSPSDGLLSDFVVNADTTSPKPAPANYQEDQPDNIVGYNSIRVPWHLGTDALLNGSTTAATSYTTAKLESACLKKESGGNPQNVYPHTNLNCTPFSTSDQAEEAGDSVGPAAMAAGDQAWTDAIWNQLATNPFGDGYYGETIKTLVYLVMAGDYWSPASGGGTNTCTPAQLLADPGFENGANPAPWTQTSTLGQSPVNNDTADEPAHSGSWTAWLNGDGKPDTDTLAQSVTIPANCTTASLSYWLHTDTTENTGTATPDTLTVQLLNSTGTLLATLNSYSNLNHNTGYTQHTTDLTPYIGQTVTLKFTGTETDANGGTTSFVLDDTALSVN; this is encoded by the coding sequence GTGCGCAAGATCCGTAGCAGCTGGACCAGACCACTGATCCCGGTGGTCGCGGGAGCCCTGGTCTCCTTCTCGTTCGCCGTGCTGAGCGCGACACCGTCGCAGGCCGCGAGCGTGGCGCGACCGTTCCCCGCCCATGTCACCTACCAGGTCGGCGTGATGCCCTCCGCCTCGCAGTCAGCACGCGACGCGGCGGTGGAGAAGCAGTACAACTCCTGGAAGTCCACCTACCTGGTGCACGGCTGCGCCTCCAACGAGTACTACGTCTCCACCAAGGGCGACTCCGACGCCAGCAACAACGGCCCGGTCTCCGAGGGCCAGGGCTACGGCATGAACATCGTTCCCCTGATGGCCGGTTACGACGCCAACGCGCAGACCGAGTTCAACGGCCTGTGGCAACTGGTCAAGGACCACGAGGACCAGTACGGCCTGATGCAGTGGCAACTCGACGGCAAGACCTGCAAGTACTACAGCAGCGGCACCCCCGACGGCGCCACCGACGGCGACCTCGACATCGGCTACGGCCTGATCCTGGCCGACAAGCAGTGGGGCGGCTACACCGCCGACGCCAAGGCCTGGCTGGCGAACTTCTACGCCCATGACGTGGCGCCCGACGGGCACTTGAAGTGTGAGGACGACGGCCCGAACACCGACACCCGGCCCTCCGACCAGATGCTCGACCACCTGCGCGCCTTCGCCGCGTACGACACCGCGCACGACTGGAACAAGGTGATCACCCGCACCGAGGCGGTGATCTCCGAGTTCACCGCCTCGTACTCGCCCAGCGACGGCCTGCTCTCCGACTTCGTCGTCAACGCCGACACCACCAGCCCCAAGCCGGCGCCCGCCAACTACCAGGAGGACCAGCCGGACAACATCGTCGGCTACAACTCCATCCGGGTGCCGTGGCACCTGGGCACCGACGCGCTGCTCAACGGCAGCACCACCGCGGCGACCTCGTACACCACCGCCAAGCTCGAATCCGCCTGCCTGAAGAAGGAGTCGGGCGGCAACCCGCAGAACGTCTACCCGCACACCAACCTCAACTGCACGCCGTTCAGCACCAGCGACCAGGCCGAGGAGGCCGGCGACTCGGTCGGCCCGGCCGCGATGGCCGCCGGCGACCAGGCCTGGACGGACGCCATCTGGAACCAGCTGGCGACCAACCCGTTCGGTGACGGCTACTACGGCGAGACCATCAAGACGCTGGTCTACCTGGTGATGGCCGGCGACTACTGGAGCCCGGCGAGCGGCGGCGGCACCAACACCTGCACCCCGGCCCAACTCCTCGCCGACCCCGGCTTCGAGAACGGCGCCAACCCCGCCCCCTGGACCCAGACCTCCACCCTGGGCCAATCCCCCGTCAACAACGACACGGCGGACGAGCCCGCCCACAGCGGCAGTTGGACCGCCTGGCTCAACGGCGACGGCAAGCCCGACACCGACACGCTCGCCCAGAGCGTCACCATCCCCGCCAACTGCACCACCGCCAGCCTCAGTTACTGGCTGCACACCGACACCACCGAGAACACCGGCACCGCCACGCCCGACACCCTCACAGTCCAACTCCTCAACTCCACCGGCACCCTCCTCGCCACCCTGAACTCCTACAGCAACCTCAACCACAACACCGGCTACACCCAGCACACCACCGACCTCACGCCCTACATCGGCCAGACCGTCACCCTCAAGTTCACCGGCACCGAGACCGACGCCAACGGCGGCACCACCAGCTTCGTCCTCGACGACACCGCCCTCAGCGTCAACTGA
- a CDS encoding exo-beta-D-glucosaminidase, with translation MAPRSSVLTTAALALGVMALVVQQSGAAPMAPARGGTPLTSPLAPLTASTAAFQDPPTGSSAVSDLGAATGWKVLTSATATQSGRLISTPGFSTAGWLSVADDGGGAPGTEINALLQNGSCPNVFSSTTMKTCFGQLTKIGADTLAQFSVPWWYRTDFTAPPAGQDATLVLNGVIGAADVWVNGTEVAASTTVTGGYARNAFDVTRLLVPGANSLAIEMHPNNPATMLTVDNVDWSQIPPDNNTGIQFPVQLQTGGPLVAGNAHVDQNTATDLGSSALTVKTDVTNTSTAAQSGTVSASVTPPGGGAPITVSQSVTVAAGATRTVSFAPPAYPALTITSPQIWWPYQLGAQPLYTLATSVAQGGAVLNSTSETFGIRTVGSSLVGASKAAPAGVRAFKINNVPLVIRGGGWDPDLFLRYDPADTAKQIGLMRAMGVNTVRLEGHFMPADWYQQMDAAGILVNAGYQCCDFWENTSYTGAEQAQYQLTAQSLGRTLRNHPSVFSFQWSDNAPTATQETLALKGFAAADFSVPFISSAEYNSSPQLGTSGEKEGPYDWVPPNYWYDTAHYDSSDSTLTNAGGAWGFDSEQSSGNTVPTMDSINRFLSPADQSALWKNPSANQYHDNYEGTSHTNYHFGTNYNMDTAITNRYGAWTSLSQYVEEAQVQNYESTRAQFEAYLDHSTNATAPSTGTFYWQLNKGWPTLLWSLYNNDGDQAGAYFGAQKANRPLHALYALDTDTVTLDNLGGAAQTGVSVEAKVYSTAGALLDDRTASNLALGSQQVLNSVLKPTLPSAAGTVYFVELLVRRNGAVVDRNVYWNSTTPDVTNWAKSIGQPQSTMTSYANLKALQSLPRAAVSATATTTDQPGPSGSDRLVTVTVTNDSTTPTVGFFLRADIRRGTAAGAELPGDNELQSSIWSDNDVTLWPGESETLTATYKSADLKGATPVVSVSGWNMPKIDVVG, from the coding sequence ATGGCACCTCGAAGCAGTGTGCTGACGACCGCCGCGCTGGCCCTGGGGGTCATGGCGCTGGTCGTCCAGCAGTCCGGCGCCGCCCCCATGGCGCCTGCTCGCGGCGGCACACCTCTCACGTCGCCCCTCGCGCCGCTCACCGCCTCCACCGCCGCGTTCCAGGATCCGCCCACCGGCTCCAGTGCGGTCTCCGACCTCGGCGCCGCCACCGGCTGGAAGGTGCTGACCAGCGCCACCGCCACCCAGTCCGGCCGGCTGATCTCCACTCCCGGCTTCAGCACCGCCGGCTGGCTGAGCGTCGCCGACGACGGTGGCGGGGCGCCCGGTACCGAGATCAACGCGCTGCTCCAGAACGGCAGTTGCCCGAACGTCTTCAGCTCCACCACGATGAAGACCTGCTTCGGGCAGCTGACGAAGATCGGCGCGGACACCCTCGCGCAGTTCTCCGTACCCTGGTGGTATCGCACCGACTTCACGGCGCCGCCGGCCGGTCAGGACGCCACGTTGGTGCTCAACGGCGTGATCGGCGCGGCCGACGTCTGGGTGAACGGTACCGAGGTGGCCGCCTCGACCACCGTCACCGGCGGCTACGCCCGCAATGCCTTCGACGTGACCAGGCTGCTGGTCCCCGGCGCCAACTCGCTGGCGATCGAGATGCACCCGAACAACCCGGCGACCATGCTCACCGTCGACAATGTCGACTGGTCGCAGATCCCGCCGGACAACAACACCGGCATCCAGTTCCCCGTTCAGCTGCAGACCGGCGGCCCGCTGGTCGCCGGCAACGCGCACGTCGACCAGAACACGGCCACGGACCTGGGCAGTTCGGCGCTGACCGTGAAGACCGACGTCACCAACACCTCCACCGCCGCGCAGAGCGGCACGGTCAGCGCGAGCGTCACCCCGCCGGGCGGCGGCGCGCCGATCACCGTCAGCCAGAGCGTCACGGTGGCGGCCGGCGCGACCCGGACGGTCAGCTTCGCGCCGCCCGCCTACCCCGCTCTGACGATCACCTCCCCGCAGATCTGGTGGCCGTACCAGCTGGGCGCGCAGCCGCTCTACACGCTGGCCACCTCGGTCGCCCAGGGCGGCGCCGTCCTCAACTCCACCAGTGAGACCTTCGGCATCCGCACCGTCGGCTCCTCGCTGGTCGGTGCCTCGAAAGCGGCGCCGGCCGGTGTGCGCGCATTCAAGATCAACAACGTCCCGCTGGTGATCCGCGGCGGCGGCTGGGACCCGGACCTCTTCCTGCGCTACGACCCGGCGGACACCGCCAAGCAGATCGGCCTGATGCGGGCGATGGGCGTCAACACGGTACGCCTGGAAGGCCACTTCATGCCGGCCGACTGGTACCAGCAGATGGACGCGGCGGGCATCCTGGTCAACGCCGGCTACCAGTGCTGCGACTTCTGGGAGAACACCAGCTACACCGGCGCCGAGCAGGCGCAGTACCAGCTGACCGCACAGTCGCTCGGCCGGACGCTGCGCAACCACCCCTCGGTGTTCAGCTTCCAGTGGAGCGACAACGCCCCGACCGCCACCCAGGAGACGCTGGCGCTCAAGGGCTTCGCGGCGGCCGACTTCAGCGTCCCGTTCATCTCCTCCGCCGAGTACAACTCCAGCCCCCAGCTCGGGACTTCCGGCGAGAAGGAGGGCCCGTACGACTGGGTGCCGCCGAACTACTGGTACGACACCGCGCACTACGACAGCAGTGACTCCACGCTGACCAACGCGGGCGGCGCCTGGGGCTTCGACAGCGAGCAGAGCTCGGGCAACACCGTGCCGACGATGGACTCGATCAACCGCTTCCTGTCACCCGCCGACCAGAGTGCGCTCTGGAAGAACCCGAGCGCCAACCAGTACCACGACAACTACGAGGGCACCTCGCACACCAACTACCACTTCGGCACCAACTACAACATGGACACCGCAATCACCAACCGCTACGGCGCCTGGACGAGCCTGAGCCAGTACGTCGAGGAGGCGCAGGTCCAGAACTACGAGTCCACCCGCGCCCAGTTCGAGGCCTACCTCGACCACTCGACCAACGCCACCGCACCCTCGACCGGGACCTTCTACTGGCAGCTGAACAAGGGCTGGCCCACCCTGCTCTGGTCGCTCTACAACAACGACGGCGACCAGGCCGGCGCGTACTTCGGCGCCCAGAAGGCCAACCGGCCGCTGCACGCGCTCTACGCCCTGGACACCGACACGGTGACCCTCGACAACCTCGGCGGCGCGGCGCAGACCGGGGTGAGCGTGGAGGCCAAGGTCTACAGCACCGCCGGTGCGCTGCTGGACGACAGGACCGCGAGCAACCTCGCCCTGGGCTCGCAGCAGGTGCTCAACTCCGTGCTCAAGCCGACCCTGCCGAGCGCGGCGGGCACGGTCTACTTCGTCGAGCTGCTGGTGCGCCGCAACGGCGCGGTGGTGGACCGCAACGTCTACTGGAACTCCACCACACCGGACGTCACCAACTGGGCGAAGAGCATCGGCCAGCCGCAGTCCACCATGACCTCGTACGCCAATCTGAAGGCCCTGCAGAGCCTGCCGCGGGCCGCTGTCTCGGCTACCGCGACGACCACCGACCAGCCCGGCCCGAGCGGTTCCGACCGGCTGGTCACGGTGACCGTCACCAACGACTCGACCACCCCGACGGTGGGTTTCTTCCTCCGCGCGGACATCCGGCGCGGGACGGCCGCCGGCGCCGAACTGCCCGGGGACAACGAGCTGCAGTCCTCGATCTGGAGCGACAACGACGTCACCCTCTGGCCCGGCGAGTCCGAGACCCTGACGGCGACCTACAAGTCGGCCGACCTGAAGGGCGCGACGCCGGTGGTGAGCGTCTCCGGCTGGAACATGCCCAAGATCGACGTGGTCGGCTAG
- a CDS encoding SpoIIE family protein phosphatase → MRPEATSPDEATETQRLQLHELEQARARLALLDAAADRLGTTLDVDTTCAELADFAVPRLADLATVDVLPEALLDRRGATHTAVPRLRRTGMAATPALLPRLGALAAPGESVRHLEGSSPARCLETGKAVIGNLLSDEELSRSAADPRTLAAYRAAGIDSVLVVPLTARGHLVGVLSLGRVGGSSSAFTDDDVVLVEDLACRAAIGIDNAHRYTRSQGIALQLQRALLSEPGNPHPNLQLASRYLPCGTTSMVGGDWYETVRLPFGRTLLVMGDVMGHGVEAAVDMSNYRSTLRYVAAMDLPPHRILRQLDTIISEHESARPATCLLALADPGRSRWTFSSAGHLPPALIGADGATELISVPTGPPLGTGLGGYEQCTRELRPEQVLLLYTDGLVERRGEDIDASLDRLAALRPPAAGDLDDLLDAVLHGLAHPAVDDDIALLAARVRPR, encoded by the coding sequence GTGCGCCCCGAGGCTACGAGCCCGGACGAGGCCACCGAGACGCAGCGCCTCCAGTTGCACGAGCTGGAGCAGGCCCGCGCCCGCCTCGCCTTGCTGGACGCCGCCGCCGACCGCCTTGGCACCACCCTCGACGTCGACACCACCTGCGCCGAGCTGGCCGACTTCGCCGTCCCCCGGCTGGCGGACCTGGCCACCGTCGACGTGCTGCCGGAGGCCCTGCTGGACCGCCGCGGCGCCACCCACACCGCCGTACCGCGCCTGAGGCGCACTGGCATGGCCGCCACCCCCGCACTGCTGCCCCGCCTTGGAGCCCTCGCGGCGCCCGGCGAGTCCGTCCGGCACCTGGAGGGCTCGTCGCCGGCGCGTTGCCTGGAGACCGGAAAGGCGGTGATCGGCAACCTGCTCTCCGACGAGGAGCTGAGCCGCTCGGCCGCCGACCCCCGGACGCTGGCCGCCTACCGGGCCGCGGGCATCGACTCGGTGCTGGTCGTACCACTCACCGCGCGCGGACATCTGGTCGGCGTGCTGTCGCTGGGGCGGGTGGGCGGCTCGTCCTCCGCGTTCACCGACGACGATGTCGTCCTGGTGGAGGACCTGGCCTGCCGGGCCGCGATCGGCATCGACAACGCCCACCGCTACACCCGCTCGCAGGGCATCGCCTTGCAGCTGCAGCGCGCGCTGCTCTCCGAGCCCGGCAACCCGCACCCCAACCTCCAACTCGCCTCGCGCTACCTGCCGTGCGGAACCACCTCGATGGTCGGCGGCGACTGGTACGAGACGGTCCGGCTGCCGTTCGGGCGCACCCTGCTGGTGATGGGGGACGTCATGGGCCACGGCGTCGAGGCCGCCGTCGACATGAGCAACTACCGCTCCACGCTGCGGTATGTGGCCGCCATGGACCTGCCCCCGCACCGGATCCTGCGCCAGCTGGACACCATCATCTCCGAGCACGAGTCGGCCCGGCCGGCCACCTGCCTGCTCGCCCTCGCCGACCCCGGGCGGAGCCGCTGGACGTTCTCCAGCGCCGGCCACCTGCCGCCCGCGCTGATCGGTGCAGACGGGGCGACCGAGCTGATCTCCGTGCCCACCGGCCCGCCGCTCGGCACCGGGCTGGGCGGCTACGAGCAGTGCACCCGCGAGCTGCGCCCCGAGCAGGTGCTGCTGCTGTACACCGACGGCCTGGTGGAGCGGCGCGGCGAGGACATCGACGCCTCGCTCGACCGGCTCGCGGCGCTGCGCCCACCGGCTGCCGGTGACCTGGACGACCTGCTCGACGCCGTCCTGCACGGCCTGGCGCACCCGGCCGTCGACGACGACATCGCCCTGCTGGCAGCGCGGGTCCGACCGCGCTGA
- a CDS encoding MbtH family protein has protein sequence MANPFEDADGTYLVLVNDENQHSLWPAFAEVPAGWTVAFGPDTRPLCLEYVETNWTDMRPASLIRAMADTQ, from the coding sequence ATGGCGAACCCGTTCGAGGACGCGGACGGCACCTACCTGGTGCTGGTGAACGACGAGAACCAGCACTCGCTGTGGCCGGCCTTCGCCGAGGTCCCGGCCGGCTGGACCGTCGCGTTCGGTCCCGACACCCGCCCGCTCTGCCTGGAGTACGTGGAGACCAACTGGACGGACATGCGCCCGGCCAGCCTCATCCGGGCGATGGCCGACACGCAGTAG